The genome window ATCGACCAAGGAGTTGCCCGTGACCCAGGAGATCAAGACCATCCTCTACGCAACGGATCTGGGCGAGCATACCCGCCCGGTATTTCGCTATGCCATCGTGCTGGCCAAATGTGTAGGGGCAAAGATCGTGGTGGCGCATGCGATGGAACCGCTGGGCACCACGGCAAAAGCGGTCATCGAAAGCTACCTTCCCGAAGGCAACTACCAGAAGCTGCACGATGAGGGTTTTGCCAAAACGCGGGCGTTGATGACCTCGCGTATCGAGAAGGCCTGCGAGGAAGAACTCGGTGTCAGCGCTGCCGACAGCCAATTGATTGAGGATATCGTGGTGCTCGAAGGCGTACCCGCGCGGGTGCTCTACAAAGAGGCACAAAAGCGCAAAGCACAACTCATCGTGCTCGGCTCGCACGGCCATTCGCGGCTCGGGGAACTGCTCCTCGGTTCTACCGCACGGCGGCTGACGCAGATCAGCAAGATACCGGTGTTGTTGGTGCCGACCGAAGGCGATTGAGATACGCTTCAAATAGTGCAGCCGAGGCCGGGTCTTTCCCGGCCTTGCTTTTCTCGCAGTGTCATCTGCTACATTGCGTTGGTTGCTGAGGGGGGAACCGCGCGGCATGTCTGACCACACCACACTGATCGATGTCCTGATTCTGCTGGCCACTGCCGTCGTGGCGGTGCCGTTGTCGCAGCGCCTCGGCCTCGGTACCGTGCTCGGCTATCTGGTCGGTGGTGTTGTCATTGGGCCGTGGGGACTGGGGCTGATCGACGGCGTGGAGGAGATACGCCACATCGGCGAATTTGGCGTGGTATTTCTGCTCTTTGCCATCGGTATCGAGCTGCGACCTTCGCGACTCTGGGGTATCCGTCACAGCGTATTGGGCCTGGGCTCGGCGCAGGTGATCGTGACGGGTTTGGTGCTGGCCGGAGCGGTGTATGCGCTGGGTTTGCCGCTCAGCATCGCGCTGCTCGTGGGTTTCGGCCTGGCGCTGTCGTCTACGGCCTTCGGGCTACAGTTGCTCACCGAGCGTGGCGAGCTCAATACCACTTACGGGCGTACGTCGCTCGGCATACTGCTCTTTCAGGATCTCGCCGTCGTGCCACTTCTGGCCCTGGTGCCGCTGCTCAGCGAAAAGCCGCTGGAGCTGACCGAGAGCGTTGGTTTCGCGCTGCTCGAAGGGGTGCTGATCATCGTCGGCGTGGTGGTGATCGGTCGCTATGTGTTGAACCATGTGTTCAACCTGGTGGCGCGCAGTCGCAGCAGCGAGGCGTTCGCCGCGGTTGCGTTGCTGGTGGTACTGGGGACCGCGGCCCTGATGCAGAAGGCCGGCCTGTCGATGGCGATGGGCGCCTTCATCGCCGGCGTGATGCTGGCCGAGTCCAAATACCGCCACCAGGTGATCGCCGATATCGAACCCTTTCGCGGGTTTCTGCTGGGGCTGTTCTTCATGACAGTGGGCATGTCCATAGATTTCGGTCTGCTGTTTGAGCGTGCCGGCTCAGTGGTCGCGTCGGTGGCGGGGGTGATGACCGTCAAGGCGCTGCTGATACTGGTGATCTGCCGCGTCTCCGGCCTGCACCTCGCCAACGCCAGTGCCGTGGCGTTGCTGCTGGCGCAGAGCGGCGAGTTCGGTTTCGTGCTGTTCGGGGTGGCCGCGGTGGCCGGGGTTATGACCACCGACCTGTTTCATTTCCTCACTCTCATCGTGGCGCTGAGCATGGCGGCGACACCACTGCTGGCGCGCGTCCTGACCTGGACTCTGCAGACCTGGGGGCAGCGGCAAGCCGGACACGAGATGCGTGAAAGCCCGGTGATCGGTCTTTCGGGTCACGTCATCATCGCCGGCTTCGGGCGGGTCGGCGAGCGCGTAGCACGGGTGCTGGGGCGGGCGGAGATCCCCTACGTGGCGATCGACATGGATGCGGATCGTGTTACCGCGGCGCGCGCACGTGGCTATTCCGTATTCTATGGCGACGCCAGCCGCAAAGACGTGCTGGATGCGGCGGATGCCGAAGCGGCGGGGTTGCTGCTGGTAAGCCTGGATAGTCCCAGTAGCGCCGAGCGCTGTGTCGAAGCGATGCACAGGCACTATCCGCAGCTCCCTATCCACACCCGGGCCCGCGATCGCGAGGGGGCGATCAAGTTGCGCGAGCTGGGGGCTTCGGTCGCCGTCTCCGAGACCTTTGAGGCGAGCCTGCAGTTGGGAGGCGGCGTACTGCAGGCGCTGGGTCGCGAACCGGAACGGATCAGTGAACTGCTCGACGAGTTTCGCCGCAGTGTCTACGGCGTAGCGGGCGAATCCCAGAATTACGGCGCGGCGAAGGGCGAGAACGATCACCTGCCCTGACGGCCGCGTGCCCGCATTGGGTGCTGGTTTAGGGCCCGCCGATTTCTCACCCGTCGTGATAGTGCGCCATGCATTCGCGTATTTCGGCCGGGATCCGCACCGGCCGCATGCCGTCCATCTGGCAGCAGACCAGCCTCTGGGTGATGCGCAGTCGTTGCTGACTTTCGCAGCTGACCGCATGGTGCAGGGTAAACGACGAGTTGCCCAGTTGCGGTACGGTCAGCGCAAAGCTGAGCTGGTCCCCAAGCCGTGACGGGGCATCGAAATGGACGTCGAAATGGGTGGTGGGGATAGCCAGTTTCAGGTCGGCGTGCAAGCGCCGGAAATCGCAATCCAGCGCCTCGGCAAACCAGTTCTCCACCGCCTGATTGACCATCTCGAAATAGCGGGGATAGAAGACGATCCCCGCCATATCGACGTGTTCGAAGCGCACCGGGACGGTGGTGACGAAGGCGTTGCTCATGGGACTACGGCGGTCGCCTCGATCTCCAGTTTGGCGCCGTCTTCGATGAAGCCTTTGACCTCGATGACCGACATCACCGGGAAGTTGCGGCCGATCACCTCGCGGTAGGCTTCGCCAAGCTTGGCGAGTGAACCCAGGTACTCGCGTTTGTCGCCGATGAACCAGGTCATGCGCACGATGTGCTCGGGCCTGGCGTTACCGGCGGCGAGGATCGCCACGATGTTGCTCAGTGCCTGGCGCGCCTGCCCGGCAAAGTCGTCGGTCTCGAACTCCTCGTTGGCGTTCCAGCCCACCTGGCCGCCGAGAAAGATCATTTTGCCGCTCGCGGCGATGCCGTTGCTATAGCCCTTGGGGCGTTTCCAGCCCTCTGGTTGCAGTATTTCCACGTGCCTTTCCTCCCAAATTAACTTGCATTTGCCAAAAAATAGTTTAGATATAAAATAATGAAATGTAAAACGTCTATTTTGTACTCATGAGTCACGACCACTCGTCGCGCCCCTTGTCCGGCCGTACCGCACTCATCACCGGCGGCAGCCGCGGCATTGGTGCCGCCTGCGCCGCGGCACTGGCGTCGGAAGGCTGCGATCTGATCCTGCTGGGGCGCAATGCCGAGACCCTGGACACTCACACCGCGCTGTTGCGTAATGAACACAGGGTTGAGGTTCACGCCCTGGTCGCCGACGCATCCCATGAAGACGCGCTGCGCACGGCCATGACCCAGGCCCGCGATGGGCATGGCCCGATCGATATTCTGGTCAACAACGTGGGTGGGGCGGTGAGCGGGCTGCTGGAACGGACCACTTCCGAGCAGTGGCACCAGACTCTGGCAATGAACCTTACCAGCACCTTCGTCTGCACACAGTTGCTGTTGCCGGCGATGAAAAAAGCGGGCTGGGGCCGCATCGTCAATATTGCCTCTACGGCGGGGCTCAAAGGGTACGCGTATGTGGTGCCCTATTGCGCGGCCAAGCATGGCGTGGTGGGCATGACACGCGCGCTGGCGGTGGAGCTGGCCGGCAGCGGGGTGACGGTCAACACCGTCTGCCCCGGTTACACCGACACCGATATGACGCGCTCCACGGTCGACACCATCGAAAAGGTGACCGGGCGCAGCCGCGAGCAGGCCTACGCGGAACTGGCCGCCGGCAATCCGCAGCGGCGGTTGATCCAACCCGGGGAGGTGGCGCACGCGGTGTCCTGGCTGTGCCTGCCGCAGAGCGGCGCGGTCACCGGGCAGGCGCTGGCGGTCGCTGGCGGCGAGATCTGAGGAGCGATGTGCATGGAGCCGGCCGCAGGTTACGAAGATCGTGAAACGGCGACCAGCGCCGCCGATCGCAAAGAGATCCGCATGTGGTTGCGTCTGCTGACCTGCACCAACCTGATCGAGCGCGAGTTGCGCGCGCGCCTCAACCGCGAGTTTCAGACCACGCTGCCGCGCTTTGACGTGCTCGCGCAGCTGGAGCGCGAACCCGAGGGGCTCACCATGGGACAGCTCTCGACGCGCATGATGGTGACCGGGGGCAATGTCACCGGCGTTATCGACCGCCTTGCCGCCGATGGCTTGGTCGAACGCCTGCTCGCGCCGGGGGACCGGCGCAGCAACATCGTGCGCCTTACCGCGGCCGGACGGAATCTGTTCGCAAAGATGGCGGCGGTGCACCATGAAACGTTGCACGGGCTGCTTGACGGATTCACGCGCAGCGATGTGGACGGGCTTTTCGCCGCGCTGGGAAACCTGAAGGCGACACTGCGCAGTAACATCATCGAATAGGAGCGTTGCATGTACACTCTCAAAGCCGCGGAATGGCAACCGCAACACTTCGACTGGTCGGTCACCGACCGGGTCGCCACCGTCACCCTCAACCGGCCGGAGCGCAAAAACCCACTCACTTTTGAAAGCTATGCCGAACTGCGCGACACGTTCCGCAATTTGGCTTACGCCGAGGATGTGAAGGCGGTGGTGATCACCGGTGCGGGGGAGAATTTCTGCTCCGGCGGTGACGTGCACGAGATTATCGGCCCGCTGACGCAGATGGGCATGGATGGGCTGCTGAACTTCACGCGCATGACCGGCGATGTGGTCAAAGCGATGCGCGCGTGTCCGCAACCGATAGTTGCCGCCATCGACGGTGTATGCGTCGGTGCCGGTGCCATTCTCGCCATGGCCAGCGATCTGCGTTACGGCACGGCACGCAGCCAGGTGGGTTTCCTGTTCGTCAAGGTCGGCCTCGCCGGGGCGGACATGGGCGCCTGCGCCATTCTGCCGCGCATCATCGGGCACGGACGCGCTTCCGAGCTGCTCTATACCGGACGCATGATGAGCGCCGCCGAAGCGTTGGCCTGGGGTTTCTACAACGCCCAGCCCGAACCCGACGAATTGCTGGCGACCGCCCAGGCGACGGCGCAGCGCATCGCCCGTGGCCCCACCTTCGCGCACGCCATGACCAAACGCTGCCTGCATCAGGAGTGGGACATGGGTATCGACGAGGCAATCGAGGCCGAGGCGCAGGCGCAGGCCATCTGCATGCAGACCAAGGATTTCGAACGCGCCTACCACGCCTTCGTCAAAAAACAGCGCCCCGAGTTCAAGGGCGACTGAGAGCTACACCATGCCGGATACGAGCTTTCTCAACTGGCCCTTCTTCGATCAGGCGCACCGTGCCCTCGCGGCCGACCTTGAGGCGTGGTGCGGTCGGTATCTTGAACCGTTGATCGAGCGCGAACATGCCGCCGGGAACGACAACAGCGCATTGGATGCAACGTCGCAGGCGCTGGTCAGCGCCCTGGGCGCTGGCGGTTGGCTGCGCTACTGCGTACCGCAGGAGCACGGCGGCGCGTACCCCGAACGGCTCGATGTACGCAGCCTGTGCCTGCTGCGCGAGACGTTGGCCCGCCACTCGGGTCTGGCCGATTTCGCCTTCGCCATGCAGGGTCTGGGGACGGGTTCGATCAGCCTGTTCGGCGGCCTGGATCAGCAGCAACGCTATCTGCCGCCGGTGGCGCAAGGTGACAGGATCGCCGCTTTCGCGATCTCGGAACCGGAGGCCGGTTCCGACCCGGCGGCGATGACGACCCGGGCCGAGCGCGACGGCGACGGCTACCGGCTGAATGGCACCAAGACCTGGATCTCCAACGCCGGGCTCGCCGATCACTATGTGCTTTTTGCGCGCACCGGCGAAGCCGGCGCCAAAGGACTGTCGGCGTTCATTGTCGACGTCGATTCGCCTGGACTGTCTGTCAGCGAACGCATTGCGGTCATCGCGCCGCATCCGTTGGGGACGCTGCAGCTCGATGACTGCCGCGTACCGGCCGAAGCCTTGCTGGGTGCCGAGGGTGAGGGGTTCAAGATCGCCATGGCCACGCTGGACATCTTTCGCGCAACCGTTGGCGCTGCGGCACTCGGGTTCGCGCGCCGTGCGCTCGATGCGGCACTGGCACGCAGCGCGCAACGGATCATCGGCGGCCGTCCACTCGCCGATTACCAGCTTGCCCAGAGCAAGATCGCGCAGATGGCGGTGGAGATCGATGCGGCTGCGTTACTCATCTATCGCGCCGCTTGGACCAAAGATGCTCAGGGTGGTCGCATCAGCCGCGAGGCGGCCATGGCCAAGTACTACGCCACGGAGGCCGCCCAGCGGGTTGTCGATCAGGCGCTGCAGCTGCACGGAGGTTTGGGTGTGGTGGCGGGCGAGACCGTCGAGCGGCTCTATCGCGAGGTGCGCGCACTGCGCATCTACGAAGGCACCAGCGAGGTTCAGCAACTGATCATCGCCGGCCAGGTGCGCGCGGTGCATGCCGCGGAGCGCGATGTGTAACCATCGGGTGCGCGAAGTGAATGAATGGTTTTGGTGTTCAACTTCGTGAACTTTGTGTACTTCGTGGTGAATAAGGAAGTTTTTGAGTCTATTGGTTTGCGCGAACGGCGAAAGGGCAACCGCCGTGAACCACAAAGTACACGAAGTGCACAAAGTAAGAACAAGAAGACTTCTGTTTGTCGGTAGCGTGAACTTCGTGGTCGGTAGGGCGGACCGTGTGTCGCCCGATCGGTTCGAGTGACCGGGAGGAGGAAGAGTGATGGATACTTTTGTACGTGATCATCTGCCACCCGAGGAGTTGTGGCCAGTGCGGGATTTCAGCGGTGTGCCGGAGCTGGCCGCCTATCCGGAGCAATTCAACTGCGCCGCCGAACTCCTCGATCACTGGGTCATCGACGGCAGGGGCGAGCAACCGGTGCTGCACTTCGGTGACGCGGTGTGGAACTATGGCGAATTGCAGGACAAGGCCAACCGCATTGCGCGGGTGCTGGTCGAGGATCTCGGGGTCGAACCGGGCAACCGGGTGCTGCTGCGCGCGCCCAACAATCCGATGCTGGTCGCCTGCTGGATGGCGGTGGCCAAGGCTGGCGCGGTGGTGGTCGCCACCATGCCGCTGCTGCGCAGCCATGAGTTGGCCTACATCATCGACAAGGCACGCGTGCGTCACGCCTTGTGCGATGTCGCGCTGATCGATGAACTGGCGCAGGCGCACGGCGAAACGCAACGGCTCAGGCATCTGCTCACTTTTTCCAGTGACGGTTGCGGCTTTCAACCGCTGGAGCGCGCGATGGCCGTCAAGCCGGACGGGTTCGACAACGTCGACACCGCGGCGGAAGACCCGGTACTGATCGCCTTCACCTCCGGCACTACCGGGCAGCCCAAGGGAACGGTGCATTTTCATCGCGATATCCTCGCCATGTGCGACACTTTCGCCCGTCACGTCGCGCACATTCAATCCCATGACATCTTCACCGGCTCGCCGCCGGTCGCCTTTACCTTCGGGCTCGGTGCGCTGGTGGCCTTTCCCATGCGTTTCGGCGCCTCCACGGTGATGGTGGAGCAGTTCGGTCCCACCACCATGCTCGAGACCATCCAGCGTCACAAGGTGACCGGCATGTACACCGCGCCCACGGCGTATCGGGCGATGCTCGGGCAGGTGGGCGATTACGATCTCGGCAGCCTGACGATGTGCATCTCTGCCGGCGAGCATCTGCCCAAGCCCACCTGGGAGGCGTGGCACGAAGCGACCGGGCTGAAGATCATCGACGGCATCGGTTCGACCGAGATGCTGCACATCTTCATCTCCGCCGCCGGCGACGATATCCGCCCCGGTGCGACGGGCAAGGCGGTGCCCGGTTACCGCGCCTGCATCGTCGATCGCCAGGGGGATCCGCTGCCGATCGGCGAAGAGGGGTGGCTCGCGGTGCAGGGGCCGACGGGGTGCCGTTATCTTGCCGCCATCGACAAGCAGCGCGCCTACGTGAAAAAGGGCTGGAACATCACCGGCGACATCTACCGCCAGGACGAGGAAGGTTATTTCTGGTACGTGGCGCGCGGCGACGACATGATCGTCTCGGCCGGCTACAACATCTCCGGTCCCGAAGTGGAGAACTGTCTGCTGGCCCATCCCCAGGTCGCCGAATGCGGCGTGGTGGCGGCGCCCGATGAGGAGCGCGGCCATATCGTCAAGGCCTACGTGGTGTTGCGCGAAGGGGCGGTGGGCGACGCCGCGATGGTCAAGACGCTGCAGAACTACGTCAAGCAGGAGATCGCCCCCTACAAGTATCCACGCGCCATCGAGTTCCGCGGCAGTCTGCCGCGTACCCAGACAGGCAAGCTGCAACGTTTTCGACTGCGCGAAGAGGCGCAGCAATCCAGCTAGAAGGAAACTGCATGAATATCGTCTGTATCGGTGGCGGGCCGGGCTCGCTCTACTTTTCGCTGCTGGCAAAAAAGCGGTTTCCTGATTGGCGGGTGCGAATCTTCGAGCGCAACCCCCCCGATGTCACCTGGGGTTTCGGCGTGGTCTTCTCCGACGACACCATGGAGGGTTTTCGCGAGAACGATGAGTTCACCTACCAGGCGATCACCCAGAGTTTTGTGCATTGGGACGCTATCGACATTCACTATCGGGGTGAGGTGCTGCGCTCCGGCGGCCACGGCTTTGCCGGCATGCAGCGGCTCAAGCTGCTGCAGATTCTCGAGGCGCGCGCGCGCGAGTTGGGCGTGGAGATTGCACACAATGTGCAGATCACGGGGCTCGAATCGTTTGCCGATGCCGATCTCATCGTTGCCGGTGACGGCATCAACTCGGTTGTCCGCGATCGCTATGCGCGCGAGTTTCAAACCCAGGTGGTGATGCGTCCCAACAAGTTCGTCTGGCTGGGCACCACCAAACCGTTTGACGCCTTCACCTTCTACTTCAATGAGAACGAACACGGCCTGTGGCGCGGGCACTGCTATCAGTACATGCCGGGCATCTCCACGTTCATCGTCGAGTGCACCGAAGAGACCTGGCGCCGTGCCGGGCTGGAGGAGGCGAGCGAAGAGGAGACCATCGCCTATTGCGAGGCGCTGTTCGCCAAAGAACTCGAGGGTGAGCGGCTGGTTTCCAACCGTTCGCTGTGGCGCAGTTTTCCACGCGTCAGCAACGGGCGCTACCACCACGACAACATCGTGCTGATCGGCGATGCGCTGCACACCGCGCATTTTTCCATCGGTTCGGGCACCAAGCTGGCGATGGAGGATGGCGTCGCGCTGATCGATGCCCTGGGCGCGCACGCCGAGTTACCCACAGCGCTGGCCGCGTATCAACAAGAGCGCGAACCGGTGGTCAACAGCCTGCAACGCGCAGCGCAGGTGAGCATGGGGTGGTTCGAGGAGACCGAGCGTTACTTCGGGCGACTCGAGCCGCTGCAGTTCGCCTACAGCCTGCTCACCCGCTCGCTGCGCATCAACCACGACAACCTGCGCCTGCGCGATGCCGGTTTTGTCGCCGAGATGGAGCGCTGGTTCGCCGACCAGGCCTATCGGCAGAGCGGCGAGCCGCGCCACCCGTCGGGGCGCACACCGCCGCCCATTTTCACTCCCTTCAAACTGCGCGACCTGGTGTTGGAGAACCGCATCGTCGTCTCGCCCATGTGCATGTATTCGGCCGCGGAAGGCACGGTCAACGACTGGCACCTGGTGCACCTTGGCAGTCGCGCCATCGGTGGCGCCGGCCTGATCTACACCGAAGCGACGGCGATTTCGGCGGAGGGGCGCATCTCGCTCGGCTGCGCGGGGATCTACTCCGATGCCAACGAGACGGCATGGCGTCGTATCGTCGATTTCATTCACGGCAACTCCACCGCCAGGACCTGTCTGCAGCTCAGCCACTCGGGGCGCAAGGGCTCGACCCGCAGTCCCTGGGAAGGTGCGGATCGGCCATTGTTGGAAGGCAACTGGGAGGTGGTGGCGCCCTCGCCGTTGCCCTATGCCGAGTACTGCCACGTGCCGCGGGCCATGACCCGCGCGGATATGGATCATATCGTCGACGATTATGTGCGGGCGGTGGGTCGCGCCGAACGCGCCGGTTTCGACATGCTGGAAGTGCACATGGCGCATGGTTACCTGCTCTCAACGTTTCTCTCGCCTTTGACCAACGAGCGCGATGACGAGTACGGCGGCTCGATCGAAAACCGTATGCGCTATCCGCTCGAAGTGTTTCGCGCGGTGCGCGCTGCCTGGCCGCAGGGCAAACCAATCTCGGTGCGCATCTCGGCGACGGACTGGCGGGCGGGTGGCTTTTCCCACGAGGATGGATTGGTGCTGATCGAGGCGTTGCGCGCAGCGGGTTGCGACATTGTCGATGTCTCGGCGGGGCAGGTGGTCTCCGATCAGAAGCCGGTCTACGGGCGTCTTTTCCAGACACCGTTCTCCACCCGTCTGCGCCTCGACAGCGGCATGCCGACCATGACCGTGGGCAATATCCAGTCCTTCGGCGATGCCAACGCAATCATTGCCAGCGGTCGCGCCGACCTTTGTGTCATTGCGCGCATGCATCTGGCCGATCCCTACTGGACGCGTCACGCCGCCTACGAATATGACTGGCCGCTTGAGTGGCCGCCGCAGTACGCCGCCATTGCGGTAGGGCGCTATACGCCGCGTTGGAGTTGATAGCCAAGAAACAGAGTCATTGCGGGTGTAGGAGCGACTTCGGCCGTGATGGGGTGCTCCAACGACTGATCGCGAATGAATTCGCTCCTACGTGGCGGTGAATTTTTGTAGGAGCGGTTTTAACCGCGAACGGCGAGGCCGGAGCCAGTCGCTGATCGCGACTGAAGTCGCCCCTACAGTTGCATTGAATAGAGCAGCGCGATCTCCTTCGGCCACAGCGACTCGTCAATGGTCTCCAGCACCATGGGGATTCCATCGAAACGCGGATCGTTCATGATGTAGCGGAATACCTCGGTACCGAGTTTGCCTTTACCGATGCTCTCATGACGATCGACGCGTGCGCCGAGGTCGGGTTTGGAATCGTTCAGGTGCATGCCGCGCAGATAACGGAAGCCGACGATGCGTTCAAACTCGGCGAAGGTGGCGTCGCACACCTCGGCCGTGCGCAGGTCGTAACCGGCGGTGAAGCTGTGGCAGGTGTCGAGGCAGACACCGATGCGGGTTTTGTCCTCGATGCCATTGATGATGGCGGCCAGGTGCTCGAAGCGGTAGCCGACATTGGTACCCTGCCCGGCGGTGTTTTCGATGACGGCGGTGACACCCTCGGTTTTCTCCAGCGTCCAGTTGATCGAATCGGCGACGATGCGCAGACATTCGTCTTCCGTGATCTTTTTGAGATGGCTGCCGGGGTGGAAGTTGAGCAGCTTCAACCCCAGCTGCTCGCAGCGTTGCATCTCGTCGAGAAAGGCGGCGCGCGATTTCTCCAGACCTTCGGTTTCGGGATGACCGAGGTTGATGAGGTAGCTGTCGTGGGGCAGCACCTGTTCCGGGGCGATGGCGACCGTTTGCAGATTTTCACGAAAGGCGTCGATGGTCGCGGCGTCGAACGGCTTGGCCGTCCACTGCCGCTGATTCTTGGTGAACAGCGCAAACGCCTTGGCGCCGATGGCCTGGGCGTTGAGGGGAGCGTTCTGGACACCGCCGCTGGCGGAGACGTGGGCACCGACGTATTTCATCATTCCATCCGGCTGGCGAGCAGCTCTTGCAGGGGTTGCGGGAGATGGCCGCGCAGGCGGCCCGACAGACGCTTTTCATTGCGCTGCCAGAGTATGCCGAGGTAGATGATCCCCAGGCCGATGGCACTCAGCACGATGGGGAAGAGCCAGCTGTCGGCAAAGACGCGGTTGGCGAGATGCCCGAGGTAAGCCGCGCAACCCAACGCACCGAAGACCACGAAGACGCGGCGGATCAACACGGCGCCGATGCCAATCAGTGCCAGATTGATGCAGAAGTAGAGAAACTTGTTGAGTTCGCTGTCGGAATGCTGCGCGCTCAAACCGCCCCAGAAGGTGAGCACACCGAAGAGATAGAGCCAGAAGGCGTAGTCGCCGCGG of Pseudomonadota bacterium contains these proteins:
- a CDS encoding universal stress protein gives rise to the protein MPALSHHPSLSTKELPVTQEIKTILYATDLGEHTRPVFRYAIVLAKCVGAKIVVAHAMEPLGTTAKAVIESYLPEGNYQKLHDEGFAKTRALMTSRIEKACEEELGVSAADSQLIEDIVVLEGVPARVLYKEAQKRKAQLIVLGSHGHSRLGELLLGSTARRLTQISKIPVLLVPTEGD
- a CDS encoding MarR family transcriptional regulator → MCMEPAAGYEDRETATSAADRKEIRMWLRLLTCTNLIERELRARLNREFQTTLPRFDVLAQLEREPEGLTMGQLSTRMMVTGGNVTGVIDRLAADGLVERLLAPGDRRSNIVRLTAAGRNLFAKMAAVHHETLHGLLDGFTRSDVDGLFAALGNLKATLRSNIIE
- a CDS encoding enoyl-CoA hydratase family protein codes for the protein MYTLKAAEWQPQHFDWSVTDRVATVTLNRPERKNPLTFESYAELRDTFRNLAYAEDVKAVVITGAGENFCSGGDVHEIIGPLTQMGMDGLLNFTRMTGDVVKAMRACPQPIVAAIDGVCVGAGAILAMASDLRYGTARSQVGFLFVKVGLAGADMGACAILPRIIGHGRASELLYTGRMMSAAEALAWGFYNAQPEPDELLATAQATAQRIARGPTFAHAMTKRCLHQEWDMGIDEAIEAEAQAQAICMQTKDFERAYHAFVKKQRPEFKGD
- a CDS encoding acyl-CoA dehydrogenase gives rise to the protein MPDTSFLNWPFFDQAHRALAADLEAWCGRYLEPLIEREHAAGNDNSALDATSQALVSALGAGGWLRYCVPQEHGGAYPERLDVRSLCLLRETLARHSGLADFAFAMQGLGTGSISLFGGLDQQQRYLPPVAQGDRIAAFAISEPEAGSDPAAMTTRAERDGDGYRLNGTKTWISNAGLADHYVLFARTGEAGAKGLSAFIVDVDSPGLSVSERIAVIAPHPLGTLQLDDCRVPAEALLGAEGEGFKIAMATLDIFRATVGAAALGFARRALDAALARSAQRIIGGRPLADYQLAQSKIAQMAVEIDAAALLIYRAAWTKDAQGGRISREAAMAKYYATEAAQRVVDQALQLHGGLGVVAGETVERLYREVRALRIYEGTSEVQQLIIAGQVRAVHAAERDV
- a CDS encoding acyl-CoA thioesterase, whose product is MSNAFVTTVPVRFEHVDMAGIVFYPRYFEMVNQAVENWFAEALDCDFRRLHADLKLAIPTTHFDVHFDAPSRLGDQLSFALTVPQLGNSSFTLHHAVSCESQQRLRITQRLVCCQMDGMRPVRIPAEIRECMAHYHDG
- a CDS encoding benzoate-CoA ligase family protein, producing the protein MDTFVRDHLPPEELWPVRDFSGVPELAAYPEQFNCAAELLDHWVIDGRGEQPVLHFGDAVWNYGELQDKANRIARVLVEDLGVEPGNRVLLRAPNNPMLVACWMAVAKAGAVVVATMPLLRSHELAYIIDKARVRHALCDVALIDELAQAHGETQRLRHLLTFSSDGCGFQPLERAMAVKPDGFDNVDTAAEDPVLIAFTSGTTGQPKGTVHFHRDILAMCDTFARHVAHIQSHDIFTGSPPVAFTFGLGALVAFPMRFGASTVMVEQFGPTTMLETIQRHKVTGMYTAPTAYRAMLGQVGDYDLGSLTMCISAGEHLPKPTWEAWHEATGLKIIDGIGSTEMLHIFISAAGDDIRPGATGKAVPGYRACIVDRQGDPLPIGEEGWLAVQGPTGCRYLAAIDKQRAYVKKGWNITGDIYRQDEEGYFWYVARGDDMIVSAGYNISGPEVENCLLAHPQVAECGVVAAPDEERGHIVKAYVVLREGAVGDAAMVKTLQNYVKQEIAPYKYPRAIEFRGSLPRTQTGKLQRFRLREEAQQSS
- a CDS encoding deoxyribonuclease IV, with the protein product MKYVGAHVSASGGVQNAPLNAQAIGAKAFALFTKNQRQWTAKPFDAATIDAFRENLQTVAIAPEQVLPHDSYLINLGHPETEGLEKSRAAFLDEMQRCEQLGLKLLNFHPGSHLKKITEDECLRIVADSINWTLEKTEGVTAVIENTAGQGTNVGYRFEHLAAIINGIEDKTRIGVCLDTCHSFTAGYDLRTAEVCDATFAEFERIVGFRYLRGMHLNDSKPDLGARVDRHESIGKGKLGTEVFRYIMNDPRFDGIPMVLETIDESLWPKEIALLYSMQL
- a CDS encoding RidA family protein — translated: MIFLGGQVGWNANEEFETDDFAGQARQALSNIVAILAAGNARPEHIVRMTWFIGDKREYLGSLAKLGEAYREVIGRNFPVMSVIEVKGFIEDGAKLEIEATAVVP
- a CDS encoding bifunctional salicylyl-CoA 5-hydroxylase/oxidoreductase (catalyzes the conversion of salicylyl-CoA to gentisyl-CoA), coding for MGGGPGSLYFSLLAKKRFPDWRVRIFERNPPDVTWGFGVVFSDDTMEGFRENDEFTYQAITQSFVHWDAIDIHYRGEVLRSGGHGFAGMQRLKLLQILEARARELGVEIAHNVQITGLESFADADLIVAGDGINSVVRDRYAREFQTQVVMRPNKFVWLGTTKPFDAFTFYFNENEHGLWRGHCYQYMPGISTFIVECTEETWRRAGLEEASEEETIAYCEALFAKELEGERLVSNRSLWRSFPRVSNGRYHHDNIVLIGDALHTAHFSIGSGTKLAMEDGVALIDALGAHAELPTALAAYQQEREPVVNSLQRAAQVSMGWFEETERYFGRLEPLQFAYSLLTRSLRINHDNLRLRDAGFVAEMERWFADQAYRQSGEPRHPSGRTPPPIFTPFKLRDLVLENRIVVSPMCMYSAAEGTVNDWHLVHLGSRAIGGAGLIYTEATAISAEGRISLGCAGIYSDANETAWRRIVDFIHGNSTARTCLQLSHSGRKGSTRSPWEGADRPLLEGNWEVVAPSPLPYAEYCHVPRAMTRADMDHIVDDYVRAVGRAERAGFDMLEVHMAHGYLLSTFLSPLTNERDDEYGGSIENRMRYPLEVFRAVRAAWPQGKPISVRISATDWRAGGFSHEDGLVLIEALRAAGCDIVDVSAGQVVSDQKPVYGRLFQTPFSTRLRLDSGMPTMTVGNIQSFGDANAIIASGRADLCVIARMHLADPYWTRHAAYEYDWPLEWPPQYAAIAVGRYTPRWS
- a CDS encoding SDR family NAD(P)-dependent oxidoreductase codes for the protein MSHDHSSRPLSGRTALITGGSRGIGAACAAALASEGCDLILLGRNAETLDTHTALLRNEHRVEVHALVADASHEDALRTAMTQARDGHGPIDILVNNVGGAVSGLLERTTSEQWHQTLAMNLTSTFVCTQLLLPAMKKAGWGRIVNIASTAGLKGYAYVVPYCAAKHGVVGMTRALAVELAGSGVTVNTVCPGYTDTDMTRSTVDTIEKVTGRSREQAYAELAAGNPQRRLIQPGEVAHAVSWLCLPQSGAVTGQALAVAGGEI